The Blattabacterium sp. DPU genome includes a window with the following:
- the dnaB gene encoding replicative DNA helicase: MSNIIQEKTKKFCFDSMKKKGKIPPQALDLEEAIIGGIMIDKKGLDEVIDILFPEFFYKKEHQEIFFAIQKLYHDSNPIDIYTVLNELKRIGKLESIGGELYLIELTQKVISSAHIEYHSRIVIQKFILRKLISIFSNVIQECYEENTDVFDLLDYAESKLFEIHQKYLIEKKYETTQSIIQKAIDKIKKTEKEGLSGISSGFHQLDHITSGWQNSDLIILASRPGMGKTTFMLSMVKNIVVDQKIPITIFSLEMSSIQLITKLISSETGISSEKIRKANLSQLDWKHLLHKTKNLKNVPLLIDDTPSLSIFSLRAKCRRLISQHGIKLIFIDYMQLMGINDHNYKLQNREQEISVISRSLKSIAKELDIPIIALSQLSRAVETRGGSKRPILSDLRESGAIEQDADIVLFIYRPEYYGFKIWDSDENNDSCIGQAEIIIAKHRNGGLDKFRIKFISDQAKFANLEEKKTISLSCEEDYKKNFFMSSPYNDFENSEYNNEINFNNGNYLDEDI; encoded by the coding sequence ATGAGTAATATTATACAGGAAAAAACAAAAAAATTTTGTTTTGATTCCATGAAAAAAAAAGGAAAAATTCCTCCTCAAGCATTAGATTTAGAAGAAGCTATAATAGGGGGAATTATGATTGATAAAAAAGGGTTAGATGAAGTTATTGATATACTTTTTCCCGAATTTTTTTATAAAAAAGAACATCAAGAAATATTTTTTGCAATACAAAAATTATATCACGATTCTAATCCTATAGATATATACACTGTTTTAAATGAACTCAAAAGAATAGGAAAACTGGAATCAATAGGAGGAGAATTATATTTGATTGAGTTAACACAAAAAGTTATTTCTTCTGCACATATAGAATATCATAGTCGTATCGTAATACAAAAATTTATTTTAAGAAAACTAATTAGTATATTTTCTAATGTTATTCAAGAATGTTATGAGGAAAATACAGATGTTTTTGATCTTTTAGATTATGCAGAATCAAAATTATTTGAAATTCATCAAAAATATTTAATAGAAAAAAAATATGAAACAACTCAATCTATAATACAAAAAGCTATCGATAAAATTAAAAAAACAGAAAAAGAAGGATTAAGTGGAATTTCTTCTGGATTTCATCAGTTGGATCATATTACTTCTGGATGGCAAAATTCTGATTTAATTATATTGGCTTCTAGACCTGGAATGGGAAAAACAACTTTTATGTTATCTATGGTAAAAAACATAGTTGTAGATCAAAAAATTCCAATTACAATTTTTTCATTAGAAATGTCTTCAATTCAGTTAATTACAAAATTAATCTCATCAGAAACTGGAATTTCTTCAGAAAAAATTAGAAAAGCTAATTTATCTCAATTAGACTGGAAACATTTATTACATAAAACAAAAAATTTGAAGAATGTCCCCTTATTGATAGATGATACTCCTTCTTTATCTATATTTAGTTTACGTGCAAAATGTCGGCGTTTAATATCTCAACATGGAATTAAATTGATATTTATAGATTATATGCAATTAATGGGGATTAATGATCATAATTATAAATTACAAAATAGAGAGCAAGAGATATCAGTTATTTCTAGAAGTTTAAAATCTATAGCTAAAGAATTAGATATTCCAATTATAGCTTTATCTCAACTATCTAGAGCAGTAGAAACAAGAGGAGGAAGCAAACGACCTATATTATCTGATTTACGGGAATCAGGAGCTATTGAACAAGATGCAGATATAGTTTTATTTATTTATAGACCTGAATATTATGGATTTAAAATTTGGGATTCGGATGAAAATAATGATTCTTGTATAGGACAAGCAGAAATTATAATAGCTAAGCATAGAAATGGGGGACTAGATAAATTTCGTATAAAATTTATAAGTGATCAGGCTAAATTTGCAAATTTAGAAGAAAAAAAAACTATTTCTTTATCTTGTGAAGAAGATTATAAAAAAAATTTTTTTATGTCTTCTCCTTATAATGATTTCGAAAATTCAGAATATAATAATGAAATCAATTTCAATAACGGAAATTATTTAGATGAAGATATTTAA
- a CDS encoding acetyl-CoA carboxylase carboxyltransferase subunit alpha gives MEYLDFEKPIQEIQDQYINCVLIEKKSGINMKEVCNQLQFKLEETIKKLHSNLTPWQRVQLSRHPNRPYTLDYIHFITKKGSFIELHGDRHFGDDKAIVGGFGKIEDYTFMLIGTQKGKNTKDRQYRRFGMPNPEGYRKALRLMKLAEKFEKPIVTFIDTPGAFPGIEAEERGQGEAIGKNIYEMMCLKVPIIVLIIGEGASGGALGLGIGDKISMMENSWFSVISPESCSTILWGNRENKEKSAESLKLTAENMYKLNLVDDVIKEPLGGAHFFPEKAYKIVKKQIIKHYKQLSEINIESLIEERKNKYISIGFFDE, from the coding sequence ATGGAATATTTAGATTTTGAAAAACCAATACAAGAAATTCAAGATCAGTATATTAACTGTGTATTAATAGAAAAAAAAAGTGGAATAAATATGAAAGAGGTTTGCAATCAATTGCAATTTAAATTGGAAGAAACCATAAAAAAATTACACAGTAATCTTACTCCTTGGCAAAGAGTACAATTATCTAGACATCCAAATAGACCTTATACTTTAGATTATATACATTTCATAACAAAAAAAGGTTCTTTTATAGAATTACATGGAGATCGTCATTTTGGTGACGATAAAGCTATTGTAGGAGGATTTGGAAAAATAGAGGATTATACTTTTATGTTAATTGGAACTCAAAAAGGAAAAAATACTAAGGATAGACAGTATAGAAGATTTGGGATGCCTAATCCAGAAGGATATAGAAAAGCTTTGCGTCTTATGAAATTAGCAGAAAAATTTGAAAAACCTATTGTTACTTTTATTGACACGCCTGGAGCTTTTCCTGGAATTGAAGCCGAAGAAAGGGGGCAAGGAGAAGCTATTGGTAAAAATATCTATGAAATGATGTGTTTAAAAGTACCTATTATTGTTTTAATTATAGGAGAGGGAGCTAGTGGAGGAGCTTTAGGATTAGGAATAGGAGATAAGATTTCAATGATGGAAAATTCCTGGTTTTCTGTTATTTCTCCTGAAAGTTGTTCTACAATCCTTTGGGGAAATCGTGAAAATAAAGAAAAATCAGCAGAATCATTGAAATTAACAGCAGAAAATATGTATAAATTAAATCTTGTAGATGATGTAATTAAAGAACCTTTAGGAGGAGCTCATTTTTTTCCTGAAAAAGCTTACAAAATTGTAAAAAAACAAATTATTAAACATTATAAACAATTATCTGAAATTAATATCGAATCTCTTATTGAAGAGAGAAAAAATAAGTATATTTCTATTGGTTTTTTTGATGAATAA